In one Pseudarthrobacter oxydans genomic region, the following are encoded:
- a CDS encoding mannitol dehydrogenase family protein has protein sequence MSIELPPQPGSAAGDLPQLNRRLHQLAKAPVRIVHLGLGAFHRSHQAWYTQQASDAPDWGIAAFTGRRPDAALALAEQDGLFTLVERADDGDSYTVVGSIVEAVDGADVQRLADLVAAPGTAVITLTITEAAYGIGSGGRLDLTAPGVAADLAVLSSGKGQPTTPLGRLVFALAARRAASAGPLAVVCCDNLANNGTIAHHAVTGMAEAWDADLAGWIDANVSFVSTSVDRITPRTTDADIAAVQAACGYRDTSPVVAEPFANWVLSGDFPAGRPHWEDAGAVFVDHIEPYENRKLWLLNGAHSLLAYAGQLRGHTTVAEALADPRCLQAVESFWDEAETNLTEQEGDGVDLQIPAYRAALLARFRNARIAHHLAQIAMDGSTKLRMRAVPVLQAERAAGRPGAAAALMIAAWMDYTAGGAVQDPLAGEVAAANSLRGRERIRALLSLVDPALAGDTGAVDLVEGLCGTFEPRTVPR, from the coding sequence GTGAGCATTGAACTGCCACCACAACCAGGGTCCGCCGCCGGGGACCTTCCGCAGTTGAACCGCCGCCTGCACCAGTTAGCCAAGGCTCCAGTGCGGATTGTCCACCTTGGCCTGGGCGCCTTCCACCGCTCCCACCAGGCCTGGTACACGCAGCAGGCGTCCGATGCCCCGGACTGGGGCATCGCAGCCTTCACCGGCCGCCGTCCCGATGCTGCTCTGGCCCTCGCTGAGCAGGACGGCCTGTTCACCCTGGTGGAACGTGCTGACGACGGCGACTCCTACACCGTCGTCGGCAGCATTGTGGAGGCCGTGGACGGCGCCGACGTGCAGCGCCTGGCGGATCTGGTGGCCGCCCCCGGTACCGCCGTCATCACCCTGACGATCACGGAAGCCGCCTACGGCATCGGTTCCGGCGGCCGGCTGGACCTCACCGCGCCTGGCGTAGCTGCCGACCTTGCCGTGCTCTCCTCCGGCAAGGGCCAACCGACGACGCCGCTGGGCCGCCTCGTGTTCGCCCTCGCCGCCCGCCGGGCTGCTTCTGCGGGACCGCTCGCTGTGGTCTGCTGCGACAATCTCGCCAACAACGGCACCATTGCACACCATGCCGTCACGGGCATGGCCGAGGCCTGGGATGCCGACCTGGCCGGATGGATCGATGCCAACGTCAGCTTCGTCAGCACCTCGGTGGACCGGATAACACCGCGCACCACTGACGCCGACATCGCGGCCGTCCAGGCCGCCTGCGGGTATCGCGACACCTCTCCGGTGGTGGCCGAGCCCTTCGCCAACTGGGTGCTCAGCGGGGACTTTCCCGCCGGGCGTCCGCACTGGGAAGATGCCGGCGCGGTCTTCGTGGACCACATCGAACCCTATGAGAACCGCAAACTCTGGCTCCTGAACGGGGCCCACTCCCTGCTCGCCTACGCCGGCCAGCTCCGTGGCCATACCACTGTCGCGGAGGCCTTGGCGGACCCGCGCTGCCTGCAGGCCGTGGAGAGCTTTTGGGACGAGGCGGAAACCAACCTCACGGAACAGGAGGGTGACGGGGTCGACCTGCAGATCCCGGCTTACCGCGCGGCCCTGCTGGCGCGGTTCCGCAATGCCCGGATTGCCCACCACCTGGCACAGATCGCAATGGACGGCAGCACCAAGCTGCGCATGCGTGCCGTCCCCGTTTTGCAGGCGGAGCGTGCCGCGGGACGCCCGGGCGCAGCCGCCGCGCTGATGATCGCTGCGTGGATGGACTACACGGCCGGCGGCGCGGTCCAGGATCCGCTCGCGGGCGAGGTTGCCGCAGCCAACTCACTCCGGGGCAGGGAGCGGATCCGTGCCCTCCTGTCCTTGGTGGATCCTGCCCTCGCCGGGGACACCGGCGCAGTGGACCTGGTTGAGGGCCTCTGCGGGACGTTTGAGCCGCGGACTGTCCCGCGGTAG
- the uxaC gene encoding glucuronate isomerase, which yields MAHSMAAHPDRLLPADPGVREIARSLYSLVAGLPIISPHGHVDAAVIEQNLPFPDPAALLVTPDHYVTRLIHAGGVPMDQLGLGGSAAGSRQVWRNFCAAWPQFEGTASGYWIRQEFEHVFGLHEEPTAENADRIYDAISAKLAEPGFRPRQLFKEFNIEVLATTDDPLDTLDSHAALAKDPAFASRVLPTFRPDQYLNIAHPAWQDNVERLIAAGGGGSGYAGYISALESRRRHFVENGAVSADHGVRTPATLKLDRSEAERLFERARAGNARPEDRDAFEAHMIYEMARMSVEDGLVMTIHPGSYRNHHGPTFESFGADTGHDIPFAINYTEAIRPLLQDFGTAKDFHLVLFTLDETVFSRELAPLAGFYPSVYIGAPWWFLDAPDAMLRFRSAVTETAGFSRSSGFIDDTRAFCSIPARHDTSRRIESAFLARLVAEHRISEERARELVVDIVDGSPRRVFKL from the coding sequence ATGGCACATTCAATGGCAGCCCACCCCGACCGGCTCCTGCCCGCAGACCCCGGCGTTCGGGAGATTGCCCGTTCGCTCTACAGCCTCGTGGCCGGCCTCCCGATCATCTCCCCGCACGGACACGTTGATGCCGCCGTCATCGAACAGAACCTGCCCTTTCCGGATCCCGCCGCGCTCCTGGTCACCCCGGACCACTATGTGACCCGCTTGATCCATGCCGGCGGCGTCCCAATGGACCAGCTGGGCCTTGGCGGCTCCGCTGCAGGCTCCCGGCAGGTCTGGCGCAACTTTTGTGCCGCGTGGCCGCAATTTGAGGGCACGGCCTCGGGGTACTGGATCCGGCAGGAATTCGAGCACGTGTTCGGTTTGCATGAGGAGCCCACCGCCGAAAACGCCGACAGGATCTACGACGCGATCTCGGCCAAGCTTGCCGAACCAGGCTTCAGGCCCCGGCAGCTGTTCAAGGAATTCAACATCGAGGTGCTCGCCACCACCGACGATCCGCTGGACACACTGGACAGTCACGCGGCCCTGGCCAAGGACCCGGCCTTCGCCAGCCGTGTCCTGCCCACCTTCAGGCCGGACCAGTACCTCAACATTGCCCATCCGGCCTGGCAGGACAATGTGGAGCGGCTCATCGCTGCCGGTGGAGGCGGTTCGGGGTACGCCGGCTACATCAGCGCGCTGGAATCACGGCGGCGCCACTTCGTCGAAAACGGGGCGGTATCCGCCGACCACGGCGTCCGTACGCCGGCCACCCTTAAGCTGGACCGCTCCGAAGCGGAACGGCTGTTCGAACGGGCGCGTGCGGGGAACGCGCGTCCGGAGGACCGCGACGCTTTCGAAGCCCACATGATCTACGAGATGGCACGGATGTCCGTCGAGGACGGGCTGGTCATGACCATCCACCCGGGTTCGTACCGCAACCACCACGGGCCTACGTTCGAATCATTTGGCGCGGACACGGGCCACGATATTCCGTTCGCGATCAACTACACCGAGGCCATCCGGCCCCTGCTCCAGGACTTCGGCACGGCCAAGGACTTCCACCTGGTGCTGTTCACCCTGGACGAGACCGTGTTCTCGCGGGAGCTGGCGCCGCTGGCGGGGTTCTACCCGTCCGTCTACATCGGCGCCCCGTGGTGGTTCCTGGATGCGCCGGATGCGATGCTGCGGTTCCGGTCCGCCGTCACGGAAACTGCCGGTTTCTCGCGCTCCTCGGGATTCATCGACGACACAAGGGCTTTCTGCTCCATCCCGGCACGCCACGACACGTCACGCCGGATCGAGTCGGCCTTCCTGGCACGCCTGGTAGCCGAGCACCGCATCAGCGAAGAGCGCGCCCGCGAACTGGTCGTGGACATCGTTGACGGTTCGCCGAGGAGGGTCTTCAAGCTGTGA
- a CDS encoding IclR family transcriptional regulator gives MATEDEPQYNSDVQKKPVQKRPTYSIEAVDNALQLLQLLRDGGALRLKDAAEELGVAPSTAHRLLAMLVYRGFAVQDETRRYVPGPAMGVGPAGLSWTRLLRSLAQPHMELLAARLNETVNLMVRVGTKVRFLATVEGTNVLRVGDRQGTVMPADKTSGGKAMLAELEPRLLDQLFRSNNAEIGGDTIPDEEYPGFLRELESIRGNGFAANFEGTEDGVSALGMALHNRHGQVVGALSVATPATRFRTVFDAGLVPALRECCRQLEIDIAANPAEPD, from the coding sequence ATGGCCACCGAAGATGAACCACAATACAATTCTGATGTGCAGAAAAAGCCCGTGCAGAAGCGCCCCACCTATTCCATCGAGGCGGTGGACAACGCGCTGCAGCTCCTCCAGCTCCTGCGCGACGGCGGCGCCCTCCGGCTGAAGGATGCGGCCGAGGAACTGGGAGTGGCCCCCTCCACGGCCCACCGGCTCCTGGCGATGCTGGTCTACCGCGGCTTCGCCGTGCAGGACGAAACCCGTCGCTATGTTCCGGGTCCCGCCATGGGCGTCGGCCCCGCCGGACTGAGCTGGACCAGGCTGCTGCGCTCGCTCGCACAGCCCCATATGGAACTGCTCGCCGCGCGGCTCAACGAGACCGTGAACCTCATGGTGCGGGTTGGCACCAAAGTCCGATTCCTGGCGACCGTGGAGGGGACCAACGTGCTGCGGGTAGGTGACCGGCAGGGGACGGTGATGCCTGCTGACAAGACGTCCGGCGGCAAGGCCATGCTGGCGGAACTGGAACCGCGTTTGCTGGACCAGCTCTTCCGCAGCAACAACGCCGAGATTGGCGGGGACACCATCCCCGACGAGGAATATCCGGGATTCCTGCGCGAGCTGGAGTCCATCCGCGGCAACGGTTTTGCAGCCAACTTTGAGGGCACTGAGGACGGTGTGAGCGCCCTGGGCATGGCGCTGCACAACCGGCACGGGCAGGTTGTGGGCGCCCTCAGCGTTGCCACACCCGCCACCCGTTTCCGCACGGTGTTCGACGCCGGGCTGGTACCGGCCCTGCGCGAATGCTGCAGGCAGCTGGAAATCGACATCGCGGCAAACCCGGCAGAGCCGGACTGA
- a CDS encoding fumarylacetoacetate hydrolase family protein, producing MKLLTLRTADSTGTKGTVAVRQDGDTLTEISGFADVGALLQDPAWETTAAAASGATHALDGADLAAVVPSPGKIICVGHNYRNHIKEMGREVPEYPTLFAKYAESLIGPNDDLALPQESDTVDWEAELAVVIGKQGRRISEADAADHIAGYAVLNDISMRDYQFRTIQWLQGKTWEKSTPFGPALVTKDEFTPGPLMTSAVDGDVQQSTPTSDLVFTPEFLVSYISTIITLNPGDVIATGTPGGVGHAQDPKRYLQEGQVLVTTIEGLGQLKNRVVKEA from the coding sequence ATGAAACTCCTCACCCTCCGCACTGCTGACAGCACAGGAACCAAGGGCACCGTGGCGGTCCGCCAGGACGGCGACACCCTCACCGAGATCTCCGGGTTCGCCGACGTCGGCGCCCTGCTGCAGGACCCCGCCTGGGAAACCACCGCTGCGGCGGCCAGCGGCGCAACGCACGCCCTCGACGGCGCGGACCTCGCCGCCGTCGTGCCCTCGCCGGGGAAGATCATCTGCGTGGGCCACAACTACCGCAACCACATCAAGGAAATGGGCCGGGAAGTGCCCGAATACCCCACTTTGTTCGCCAAGTACGCCGAGTCCCTGATCGGCCCCAACGACGACCTCGCCCTGCCGCAGGAATCGGACACCGTGGACTGGGAAGCCGAACTCGCCGTCGTCATCGGCAAGCAGGGCCGCCGGATCAGCGAGGCCGACGCCGCGGACCACATCGCCGGCTACGCCGTCCTGAACGACATCTCCATGCGCGACTACCAGTTCCGCACCATCCAGTGGCTGCAGGGCAAGACCTGGGAGAAGTCCACCCCGTTCGGCCCGGCCCTGGTCACCAAGGACGAATTCACTCCCGGACCGCTCATGACCTCCGCCGTGGACGGCGACGTCCAGCAATCCACCCCCACCTCGGACCTGGTGTTCACCCCAGAATTCCTGGTCTCCTACATCTCCACGATCATCACGCTGAACCCGGGCGATGTGATCGCCACCGGCACCCCCGGCGGTGTGGGCCACGCGCAGGACCCCAAGCGCTACCTCCAGGAAGGCCAGGTCCTGGTGACCACCATCGAGGGCCTGGGCCAGCTGAAGAACCGCGTGGTCAAGGAAGCCTGA
- the manD gene encoding D-mannonate dehydratase ManD → MKIIAADVFVTSPSRNFVTLRVTTEDGVTGIGDATLNGRELAVAAYLKEHVAQLLIGKDPHRIEDTWQFLYRSAYWRRGPVTMAAIAAVDMALWDIKGKVAGMPVYQLLGGASRNGLRAYGHASGADLPSLFDSVREHLELGYKSIRIQTAVPGIKAVYGVAAQAQASGERYDYEPAGRGAFPVEEDWDTRAYLRHLPTVFEAVRNEFGPEIPLLHDGHHRMTPIQAAKLGKTLEPYDLFWLEDCTPAENQEGLRLVRQHTTTPLAIGEIFNTVYDFQTLIKEQLIDYVRAASTHFGGISPLKKVMDFAAQYQIKSGFHGPTDISPVGFAAQLHVGLAIHNYGIQEYMQHSDKTNEVFEQSMTFVDGYLHPGDKPGIGVEFNEEAAAAYPYQQAYLPYNRLIDGTVHDW, encoded by the coding sequence GTGAAAATCATTGCTGCCGATGTGTTTGTGACCAGTCCCTCCCGTAACTTCGTGACGCTGCGGGTCACCACGGAGGATGGTGTGACGGGTATTGGGGATGCGACGTTGAACGGGCGGGAGCTTGCGGTCGCCGCGTATTTGAAGGAGCATGTGGCGCAGTTGCTGATCGGGAAGGATCCGCACCGGATCGAGGATACGTGGCAGTTCCTGTACCGGTCCGCGTACTGGCGCCGGGGTCCGGTGACGATGGCGGCGATCGCGGCGGTGGATATGGCGTTGTGGGATATCAAGGGCAAGGTGGCCGGGATGCCGGTGTACCAGTTGCTGGGCGGGGCGTCGCGGAACGGGTTGCGGGCGTACGGGCACGCGTCGGGCGCGGATTTGCCGTCGTTGTTTGATTCGGTGCGGGAGCATCTGGAGCTGGGGTACAAGTCGATCCGGATCCAGACGGCGGTTCCCGGGATCAAGGCCGTGTACGGGGTGGCGGCGCAGGCGCAGGCTTCGGGGGAGCGGTATGACTACGAGCCGGCCGGGCGGGGTGCGTTTCCGGTGGAGGAGGACTGGGACACCCGTGCGTACCTGCGGCACCTGCCTACGGTGTTTGAGGCGGTGCGGAATGAGTTCGGTCCGGAGATCCCGTTGCTGCATGACGGGCATCACCGGATGACGCCGATCCAGGCGGCGAAGCTGGGCAAGACGCTGGAGCCGTATGACCTGTTCTGGTTGGAGGACTGCACCCCGGCGGAGAACCAGGAGGGCCTGCGCCTGGTCCGGCAGCACACCACCACGCCGCTGGCGATCGGGGAGATCTTCAATACCGTGTATGACTTCCAGACCCTGATCAAGGAACAGCTGATTGATTACGTCCGGGCTGCGTCCACGCACTTCGGCGGGATCTCCCCGTTGAAGAAGGTGATGGATTTCGCCGCGCAGTACCAGATCAAGTCCGGTTTCCACGGGCCCACGGACATTTCCCCGGTGGGCTTCGCGGCGCAGCTGCACGTGGGCCTGGCGATCCATAATTACGGGATCCAGGAGTACATGCAGCATTCGGACAAGACCAACGAGGTGTTCGAGCAGTCCATGACGTTCGTGGACGGCTACCTCCACCCCGGGGACAAGCCCGGCATCGGCGTCGAGTTCAATGAAGAAGCCGCAGCCGCCTACCCCTACCAGCAGGCCTACCTGCCCTACAACCGCCTCATCGACGGAACGGTCCACGACTGGTGA
- a CDS encoding gluconokinase, GntK/IdnK-type has translation MGVSGCGKTTIGDLVARELGVPFLDGDSLHPVENVAKMAAGTPLTDDDRWPWLATVGTELANAGDGGMVLACSALRRSYRDAIRAQAPDTVFLHLHGSKEVLRARTEGRTGHFMPPALLDSQLATLEPLQADEAGVVVDIAAGVDEVVREALAGIAVVARSKTGGSGGAAGSAGAPGTRPRQFDVDLQAAPFNLDDDAVAWVESTLAGMSLEEKIGQLFINHNNDYSPKYLDGVLENYHVGGMRYRPGPSAAVQEHIRYAQSKTRIPLLVASNPEMGGAGSCDDGTFVSTHLQAGSHPDKAIARQMGQVAGVETAALGCNWAFAPIVDIHYNWRNTVISTRSFGNTPEIVVERAKEYFDGISESPTVCAMKHFPGDGVDERDQHVVTSYNTFGYEEWNRTYGHVYREMIGHGVQSIMVGHIGAPELSRHFRPGMADADMLPATLSPELLQDLLRGELGFNGLVLTDASQMVGLTQAMKRRDLVPATIAAGCDMFLFFRNPAEDFGYMLDGVKSGVITEKRLHDALRRILGLKASMGLHRKPADQLVPPPAALAVIGSAEHRAVAAEIADKTVTLVKDTAHNLPITPQTHPRIRLYGISGGADFTRADPLAYLDTVKEELQAAGFEVHLFKTADQREAAGETGVNFMSIISEEATGDYADKYDAAFVFANVKGFAQEAAIRIKWSSPMAAEIPWYVTEVPTVFVSLNQPNHLIDVPMVKTAIHAHAGSREAIRATIEKIQGKSAFQGTFNDNVFCGSFDTRL, from the coding sequence ATGGGGGTGTCCGGCTGCGGCAAGACCACCATTGGCGACCTCGTCGCCCGGGAACTCGGCGTGCCGTTCCTCGACGGCGACTCCCTCCACCCTGTGGAGAACGTCGCCAAAATGGCGGCCGGCACGCCCCTGACGGATGACGACCGCTGGCCGTGGCTCGCCACGGTGGGCACCGAGCTGGCCAACGCGGGCGACGGCGGCATGGTCCTGGCGTGCTCCGCCCTCCGGCGCAGCTACCGCGACGCCATCCGGGCCCAGGCGCCGGATACCGTCTTCCTGCACCTGCACGGGAGCAAAGAGGTCCTGAGGGCGCGGACTGAAGGGCGCACCGGCCACTTCATGCCGCCGGCCCTCCTCGACTCCCAGCTCGCCACGCTGGAACCGCTCCAGGCTGACGAAGCGGGCGTCGTCGTCGACATCGCTGCCGGCGTGGACGAGGTGGTGCGGGAGGCACTCGCCGGAATTGCCGTCGTCGCGCGCTCCAAAACTGGTGGCTCCGGCGGCGCTGCCGGCAGTGCCGGTGCCCCCGGCACCCGGCCGCGGCAGTTCGACGTCGACCTCCAGGCCGCGCCGTTCAACCTCGACGACGACGCCGTCGCCTGGGTGGAATCCACTCTGGCCGGCATGAGCCTCGAGGAAAAAATCGGCCAGCTGTTCATCAACCACAACAACGACTACTCCCCGAAGTACCTCGATGGCGTGCTGGAGAACTACCACGTGGGCGGCATGCGGTACCGGCCGGGCCCGTCCGCGGCAGTGCAGGAGCACATCCGGTATGCGCAGTCGAAGACCCGCATCCCTTTGCTGGTGGCCTCCAACCCGGAAATGGGGGGAGCCGGAAGCTGTGACGACGGCACGTTCGTGTCCACGCACCTGCAGGCCGGCTCCCACCCGGACAAGGCCATCGCCCGGCAAATGGGACAGGTGGCCGGGGTGGAAACCGCGGCGCTGGGCTGCAACTGGGCGTTCGCGCCGATCGTGGACATCCACTACAACTGGCGGAACACGGTGATCTCCACCCGGTCCTTCGGGAATACCCCCGAGATCGTGGTGGAGCGCGCCAAGGAATACTTCGACGGCATCAGCGAGTCCCCGACGGTGTGCGCCATGAAGCACTTCCCGGGCGACGGCGTGGACGAGCGCGACCAGCACGTCGTCACGTCCTACAACACGTTTGGCTACGAGGAGTGGAACCGGACCTACGGGCACGTGTACCGCGAGATGATCGGGCACGGCGTGCAGTCCATCATGGTGGGGCACATCGGCGCCCCGGAGCTGTCCCGGCATTTCCGGCCGGGCATGGCGGACGCGGACATGCTGCCGGCCACGCTGTCCCCGGAGCTGCTGCAGGACCTGCTCCGCGGTGAGCTGGGGTTCAACGGACTGGTCCTTACCGACGCCTCGCAGATGGTGGGCCTCACCCAGGCCATGAAGCGCCGGGACCTGGTGCCGGCCACCATCGCCGCCGGCTGCGACATGTTCCTCTTCTTCCGCAATCCGGCGGAGGACTTCGGCTACATGCTGGACGGCGTCAAGTCCGGCGTCATCACCGAAAAGCGCCTCCACGACGCGCTGCGCCGGATCCTTGGACTGAAAGCTTCCATGGGACTGCACCGCAAGCCGGCGGACCAGCTGGTTCCGCCTCCTGCGGCGCTGGCCGTGATCGGCAGCGCGGAACACCGGGCTGTTGCGGCGGAAATCGCGGACAAGACCGTCACCCTGGTCAAGGACACTGCGCACAACCTGCCCATCACGCCGCAGACGCATCCGCGGATCCGGCTGTACGGGATCTCCGGCGGGGCGGATTTCACCCGCGCCGATCCGCTGGCCTACCTGGACACCGTCAAGGAAGAGCTGCAGGCCGCCGGCTTCGAGGTGCACTTGTTCAAAACCGCGGACCAGCGGGAGGCTGCGGGGGAGACCGGTGTTAACTTCATGTCGATCATCTCCGAGGAAGCCACCGGCGACTACGCGGACAAGTACGACGCCGCTTTTGTGTTCGCGAACGTCAAGGGCTTCGCGCAGGAAGCGGCGATCCGGATCAAGTGGTCCTCGCCGATGGCCGCGGAGATCCCGTGGTACGTCACCGAGGTTCCCACGGTGTTTGTTTCGCTCAACCAGCCGAACCACCTGATCGATGTGCCGATGGTCAAGACGGCGATCCACGCCCACGCAGGGTCCCGCGAGGCCATCCGGGCCACCATTGAAAAGATCCAGGGCAAGTCCGCATTCCAGGGCACGTTCAACGACAACGTGTTCTGCGGTTCCTTCGACACCCGGCTCTGA
- a CDS encoding maleylpyruvate isomerase family mycothiol-dependent enzyme, with protein MVARHDQATDPALLEALLQARRGTAFFARKLNELSDAELDGGTLLPGWTRRHVVAHVGYNARAIARLIEWAATGVENPMYSSPEARNHEIDFGSTLSPIALRHLFDHSAVHLNVEWRDLPADAWHHKVKTAQGRIVPAEETVWMRTREVWMHAVDLDNGATFGDIPAPVLERLLKDITGAWHTRGTDAGLLVKVDGTDLAFGDAGAADPTIITGPLPAVVQWAAGRGSHGVTATGAGAAEGTPAAPKWI; from the coding sequence ATGGTTGCCCGCCACGACCAGGCCACCGACCCGGCGCTCCTGGAGGCACTGCTCCAGGCGCGCCGGGGCACCGCGTTCTTCGCCCGCAAGCTCAACGAGCTTTCCGACGCAGAGCTCGACGGCGGCACCCTCCTTCCCGGCTGGACCCGCAGGCATGTCGTGGCACACGTGGGCTACAACGCCCGCGCCATCGCGCGGCTGATCGAATGGGCCGCCACCGGCGTGGAAAACCCCATGTACTCCTCGCCCGAGGCCCGGAACCACGAAATCGATTTCGGGTCCACCCTGTCCCCGATCGCCCTGCGGCACCTCTTCGACCACTCAGCCGTGCACCTGAACGTCGAATGGCGCGACCTGCCCGCGGACGCCTGGCACCACAAGGTCAAGACCGCCCAGGGCCGCATCGTCCCGGCGGAGGAAACCGTGTGGATGCGCACCCGCGAGGTCTGGATGCACGCCGTGGACCTGGACAACGGCGCCACTTTCGGCGATATCCCTGCCCCCGTCCTGGAACGCCTGCTCAAGGACATCACCGGCGCCTGGCACACCCGCGGCACGGATGCCGGGCTCCTTGTCAAGGTGGACGGTACGGACCTGGCGTTCGGCGATGCGGGCGCCGCTGACCCGACGATCATCACGGGGCCGCTGCCCGCCGTCGTCCAATGGGCCGCCGGCCGGGGGTCGCATGGGGTCACGGCCACCGGCGCGGGTGCGGCGGAAGGAACGCCCGCCGCACCGAAGTGGATCTAG
- a CDS encoding cupin domain-containing protein has protein sequence MSISAENTTHESVAAGITVPEPTPEEAAQLEQLYKDFDKENLIPLWTEIGDLMPMVPSPKAVPHVWRWSDLYPLAARAGDLVPVGRGGERRAIALANPGLGGTAYATPTLWAAIQYLGGRETAPEHRHSQNAFRFVVEGEGVWTVVNGDPVRMSRGDFLLTPGWNFHGHHNDTDEPMAWIDGLDIPFVHYADAGFFEFGTERVTDEATPDISRSERLWAHPGLRPLSGLEDTTSSPIAAYRWKYTDAALREQLLLEDEGHPATVSQGHAAVRYTNPTTGGDVMPTIRAEFHRLRAGAATETVREVGSSVWQVFEGTGSVVLNGESRQLAKGDLFVVPSWAAWSLQAESEFDLFRFSDAPIFERLNFNRTYIEGRSK, from the coding sequence GTGTCCATCAGCGCCGAGAACACGACCCATGAATCAGTGGCCGCGGGGATCACCGTCCCGGAGCCGACGCCGGAGGAGGCTGCCCAGCTGGAGCAGCTCTACAAGGACTTCGACAAAGAGAACCTGATCCCGCTGTGGACGGAGATCGGTGACCTGATGCCGATGGTCCCGTCCCCCAAGGCAGTGCCGCACGTGTGGCGGTGGAGCGACCTCTACCCGTTGGCCGCCCGTGCCGGTGACCTGGTGCCGGTGGGCCGCGGCGGGGAGCGCCGCGCAATTGCCCTGGCCAACCCGGGCCTTGGCGGAACCGCCTACGCCACGCCCACGCTCTGGGCCGCGATCCAGTACCTGGGCGGCCGCGAAACCGCACCGGAGCACCGCCACTCGCAGAACGCTTTCCGCTTCGTCGTCGAGGGCGAAGGCGTGTGGACCGTGGTGAACGGGGACCCGGTGCGGATGTCCCGCGGCGACTTCCTGCTCACCCCGGGCTGGAATTTCCACGGCCACCACAACGACACCGACGAGCCGATGGCCTGGATCGACGGCCTGGACATCCCGTTCGTGCATTACGCCGACGCCGGGTTCTTCGAGTTCGGCACCGAACGCGTCACGGACGAGGCCACCCCGGACATCTCCCGGTCCGAGCGCCTCTGGGCCCACCCGGGCCTTCGCCCGCTCTCGGGCCTGGAGGACACCACCAGCTCCCCCATCGCCGCGTACAGGTGGAAGTACACGGACGCGGCCCTGCGTGAGCAGTTGCTGCTGGAAGACGAGGGCCACCCGGCCACCGTGTCCCAGGGCCACGCCGCCGTCCGCTACACCAACCCCACCACAGGCGGCGACGTCATGCCCACCATCCGCGCCGAGTTCCACCGCCTCCGCGCCGGCGCCGCCACCGAGACCGTCCGCGAGGTCGGCTCGAGTGTCTGGCAGGTCTTCGAAGGCACCGGCTCCGTAGTCCTCAACGGCGAATCCCGGCAGCTGGCCAAGGGCGACCTCTTCGTGGTCCCGTCCTGGGCCGCCTGGTCATTGCAGGCCGAGAGTGAATTTGATCTGTTCCGCTTCAGCGACGCCCCCATCTTTGAGCGCCTGAACTTCAACCGCACCTACATCGAAGGACGCAGCAAGTAA